The following coding sequences lie in one Candidatus Eremiobacterota bacterium genomic window:
- the rplB gene encoding 50S ribosomal protein L2, with translation MAVKKYRPTSPGKRFITTPDFSELSKVAPERSLLEVRKKHAGRNNNGHITVRHRGGGTRRLYRIIDFKRGKDGIPARVASVEYDPNRSCRIALLNYRDGEKRYILAPLGLKVGELVESGPSADIKIGNALPIRNIPVGTVIHNIELRPGQGAKLVRAAGVAAQLMAKEDEYSQVRMPSGEVRKIHINCRATIGQLGNVDHENQVIGTAGRSRHLGKRPAVRGIAMNPVDHPHGGGEARSTSGRPPTTPWGQMTMGKKTRRNKRTTKMIVRRRGSK, from the coding sequence ATGGCCGTCAAGAAATATCGCCCGACCTCGCCCGGCAAACGATTTATAACGACGCCGGACTTTTCCGAGCTCTCAAAGGTCGCTCCGGAGCGGTCGCTGCTGGAAGTACGCAAGAAGCACGCCGGACGCAACAACAACGGCCATATCACCGTGCGCCACCGTGGCGGCGGAACGCGCCGTCTCTATCGCATTATTGATTTCAAGCGCGGCAAGGACGGAATTCCAGCGAGGGTGGCTTCGGTCGAATACGATCCGAATCGCTCGTGCCGCATCGCGCTGCTCAACTATCGCGACGGCGAGAAGCGCTACATTCTCGCGCCCCTCGGGTTAAAGGTGGGAGAACTCGTGGAGTCCGGCCCCAGCGCCGATATCAAAATAGGCAACGCGCTTCCCATTCGCAACATCCCGGTCGGCACCGTCATCCACAACATCGAGCTGCGTCCCGGGCAAGGGGCGAAGCTGGTGCGTGCCGCCGGCGTCGCCGCACAGCTCATGGCCAAAGAGGACGAATACTCGCAGGTTCGGATGCCCTCGGGAGAGGTTCGCAAAATCCACATCAACTGCCGCGCGACGATCGGCCAGCTTGGCAATGTGGATCACGAGAACCAGGTGATCGGAACGGCGGGCCGTTCACGGCATTTGGGCAAGCGGCCCGCGGTACGCGGCATCGCGATGAATCCGGTGGATCATCCGCACGGCGGCGGCGAAGCTCGGTCCACGTCGGGACGTCCGCCCACGACGCCCTGGGGCCAAATGACGATGGGCAAGAAGACGCGGCGCAACAAGCGCACGACGAAAATGATCGTTCGCCGGCGAGGTTCGAAGTAA
- the rplW gene encoding 50S ribosomal protein L23 has product MDARDVIVAPRITEKAMADALAQQYTFVVHPRATKTQIRHAIEEIFKVDVLQVNTVNVRGKARNFARRGQRTSGKQSDYKKAIVTIKAGQKIELGGVNYFEQ; this is encoded by the coding sequence ATGGACGCGCGTGACGTCATCGTGGCTCCGCGAATCACCGAGAAAGCAATGGCCGACGCGCTCGCCCAGCAGTATACGTTCGTCGTTCACCCGCGTGCAACCAAGACGCAGATTCGGCATGCGATCGAAGAAATTTTTAAAGTCGACGTCTTGCAAGTAAATACCGTGAACGTTCGCGGTAAGGCGCGGAACTTCGCGCGGCGCGGCCAACGCACCAGCGGCAAGCAGAGCGATTACAAAAAGGCAATCGTCACGATCAAAGCCGGGCAGAAGATCGAGCTCGGCGGCGTCAACTACTTCGAGCAATAA
- the rplD gene encoding 50S ribosomal protein L4: protein MNVIDVTGNVVGERSAHAVLTREYDGKLDVVYRAVHREFANSRAGTASTRKRDEIAGGGRKPWRQKGTGRARQGSIRSPQWRHGGVVFGPQPRSYVEGLNKKERRVAFVAALADRFRNDAVTLFESGDFGIEKTAAFAKLVFGSAKGARTGPMTLIVCRRDEPHALAIARVSRNLRRVAITDDGALDVKDVLRHERLIFTTAAYDALTARLDAGERSGDGRA from the coding sequence ATGAACGTCATCGACGTTACCGGGAATGTAGTCGGCGAGCGCAGCGCCCACGCCGTTTTGACGCGTGAGTACGATGGCAAGCTCGACGTCGTCTACCGCGCGGTTCACCGAGAGTTTGCAAATTCGCGTGCGGGAACGGCCTCGACGCGCAAGCGCGATGAAATCGCCGGCGGCGGCCGTAAACCCTGGCGCCAAAAAGGAACAGGCCGCGCCCGTCAAGGTTCGATCCGCTCGCCCCAGTGGCGCCACGGCGGGGTGGTCTTCGGGCCACAACCGCGCAGCTACGTGGAGGGGCTAAATAAAAAGGAGCGCCGGGTCGCATTCGTAGCGGCACTTGCCGACCGCTTTCGCAACGATGCGGTGACGCTTTTTGAGTCGGGCGATTTTGGAATCGAAAAGACGGCGGCATTTGCCAAGCTCGTCTTCGGCAGCGCAAAGGGCGCGCGCACGGGTCCGATGACTTTGATCGTCTGTCGCCGAGACGAGCCGCACGCGCTCGCGATTGCGCGCGTCAGCCGCAACCTGCGGCGTGTGGCGATCACCGACGACGGCGCCCTCGACGTCAAAGATGTGTTGCGGCACGAGCGTCTGATCTTTACTACTGCGGCGTACGATGCGCTGACCGCGCGGCTGGATGCGGGGGAGAGGAGCGGCGATGGACGCGCGTGA
- the rplC gene encoding 50S ribosomal protein L3: MKNILGRKVGMTSVFTADGRSVPVTVIAAGPCTVVERRTKESHGYEAVALGFESTKRNRLTRALAGHFKKQGVEPVRFVREFRTGLDASDVGASVTVAAFEPGDRVDVVGISKGHGFAGGIKRHNFRGGGASHGSMIHRQPASNGDTNAGRTTKGSRRPGHFGVDRTTMQNLEVVRADGERNLLLLRGAVPGAKNALVCVSESVKRRAKTAT; the protein is encoded by the coding sequence ATGAAGAACATCCTTGGCCGTAAAGTCGGGATGACCAGCGTCTTCACCGCGGACGGGCGCTCGGTGCCCGTGACGGTGATCGCGGCCGGTCCCTGTACGGTCGTGGAGCGGCGCACCAAAGAGAGCCACGGCTACGAGGCCGTCGCCCTGGGTTTTGAGTCGACGAAGCGGAACCGCTTGACGCGCGCCCTTGCCGGACACTTTAAGAAGCAGGGCGTTGAGCCGGTGCGTTTCGTGCGCGAGTTTCGAACGGGACTCGATGCCAGCGACGTAGGCGCGAGCGTTACCGTCGCCGCTTTTGAGCCCGGCGACCGCGTCGACGTCGTCGGAATCTCGAAAGGACATGGATTCGCCGGCGGCATCAAACGTCACAATTTTCGCGGCGGTGGAGCGAGTCACGGTTCGATGATCCACCGGCAGCCCGCTTCGAATGGCGATACCAATGCCGGGCGCACTACCAAGGGCAGCCGCCGTCCCGGTCATTTTGGCGTCGATCGCACGACCATGCAAAATCTCGAGGTCGTGCGAGCCGATGGTGAGCGCAACCTCTTGCTCCTTCGCGGTGCGGTTCCCGGCGCAAAGAATGCGCTGGTCTGCGTCAGCGAGAGCGTCAAGCGCCGAGCGAAAACGGCAACATGA
- a CDS encoding aspartyl protease family protein, translated as MKTQSFAIILGFGLVLRASSGAAEIPAPTKLLLDELRKAMLARPVGSITSIATSGSIEIAGLPGRVQEWDDVRAARFRTAIDAGAMSGSNGWDGKNAWSQDYAGLTTIDRGTFGRMAAIDQSYLANLRYLRPDAGGATVVYGGERSDNGLRYDVLAVTPPDGTEIDLWLDPRTHLIERETAAIGIVSQTTVLSNYRRVEGVTYPFATTVQTSTGNSLSLHLSALRINGEVSDRIRVPQSDVHDFTISGGESTTVPFELINNHVYLDDVMLDGHGPYRFVLDSGGDYIVTPQVAASLGSKTAGALRLQGVGDATEGAAFAHIGQLTVGNAVIHNQYTLVLPIATSFGVAEGLHIDGMVGYQFLARFLTTIEYANAKITLSLPPGAPPASTGAAVIPFSIDGSIPRIDVVVDGVPASAEVDTGNRAGLELSSPFIATHPALAALAKTQPGVVGFGVGGPAFARLGRVPTLQIGPYSIANSVASFSSQSNGALADPFNPVNIGGAIWRRFDVTFDYARQQLVLTKNEGFAAPFSYDRSGLFLIDAGGAHTVLSVFPGTPAAAAGLAKGDVVIAVNGAPASNDSLAALRALLSGPTGTVVRLRIRGPGGRERESTLTLSDYV; from the coding sequence ATGAAGACCCAGTCCTTCGCGATAATTCTCGGCTTTGGCCTTGTCCTGCGCGCGTCGAGCGGCGCCGCCGAAATCCCCGCACCGACCAAGTTGTTACTCGACGAGCTGCGCAAAGCCATGTTGGCTCGACCGGTCGGTTCGATTACGTCCATTGCCACGAGCGGGAGCATCGAGATCGCTGGACTGCCCGGCCGCGTCCAGGAATGGGACGACGTGCGCGCAGCGCGCTTTCGAACCGCGATTGACGCCGGCGCGATGAGCGGCTCGAACGGGTGGGACGGCAAGAACGCCTGGAGCCAAGATTATGCCGGGCTGACCACCATCGATCGCGGTACGTTCGGACGGATGGCGGCCATCGATCAGTCCTATCTGGCTAACCTACGCTACCTGCGACCCGATGCCGGCGGCGCGACGGTCGTCTACGGCGGCGAGCGCTCCGACAACGGTCTGCGCTACGACGTGCTCGCGGTCACGCCTCCGGACGGCACCGAAATCGATCTCTGGCTCGATCCACGCACGCATCTGATCGAACGTGAAACCGCCGCAATCGGAATCGTATCGCAAACGACCGTCCTTTCGAACTATCGCCGGGTCGAGGGAGTGACCTATCCCTTTGCCACCACGGTGCAGACGTCCACGGGCAACTCCCTCTCGCTGCATCTGTCGGCCTTACGAATCAATGGCGAGGTCTCCGATCGCATTCGCGTGCCGCAATCCGACGTTCACGACTTCACGATCTCCGGCGGAGAGAGCACCACGGTGCCGTTCGAGTTGATCAACAACCATGTCTATCTCGATGACGTAATGCTCGACGGTCATGGCCCATATCGCTTTGTCCTCGATAGCGGTGGCGATTACATCGTGACGCCGCAAGTCGCGGCGTCGCTCGGATCGAAGACCGCGGGCGCATTACGGTTGCAGGGCGTCGGCGACGCAACGGAGGGCGCGGCCTTTGCCCACATTGGGCAACTGACCGTCGGCAACGCCGTCATCCATAACCAGTACACGCTCGTTCTACCGATCGCTACGAGCTTCGGCGTTGCCGAAGGTTTGCACATCGACGGAATGGTGGGCTACCAATTTTTGGCGCGCTTCCTTACTACAATCGAATATGCCAACGCGAAAATAACGCTCTCGCTGCCGCCCGGGGCGCCGCCCGCATCGACCGGCGCGGCAGTAATTCCGTTTTCGATCGACGGCAGCATACCGCGAATTGACGTCGTCGTCGACGGCGTGCCGGCTTCGGCAGAAGTGGATACGGGGAATCGCGCCGGCTTGGAACTTTCATCGCCGTTCATTGCAACGCATCCGGCACTGGCCGCCCTGGCAAAGACACAACCTGGTGTCGTCGGATTCGGTGTCGGCGGTCCAGCTTTCGCGCGTCTAGGACGTGTGCCGACTCTGCAGATCGGCCCTTATTCGATCGCGAATTCCGTCGCTTCTTTTTCATCGCAAAGCAACGGAGCCTTGGCAGATCCGTTTAATCCCGTGAACATCGGCGGCGCGATATGGCGTCGATTTGACGTCACCTTCGATTACGCGCGTCAACAGCTCGTGCTGACCAAGAACGAGGGCTTCGCGGCGCCGTTTTCGTACGATCGCTCGGGGCTCTTTCTAATTGATGCCGGCGGCGCGCATACCGTCCTCTCCGTTTTTCCCGGAACGCCTGCCGCTGCCGCGGGGTTGGCAAAGGGCGACGTCGTGATCGCGGTGAACGGCGCGCCGGCTTCGAACGACTCCCTGGCGGCGCTGCGCGCGCTGCTTTCCGGTCCGACGGGCACCGTCGTGCGGCTTCGAATTCGCGGTCCCGGCGGCCGCGAACGCGAGTCTACGTTAACGCTCAGCGATTACGTCTAA
- a CDS encoding acyl-CoA dehydrogenase family protein, whose protein sequence is MVPQQSPDAVDFIGVGTLLTDEERLVRDTVRAYVRDRVLPKVADWFEAGTLPRELGPELGKLGLLGMHLEGYGCPGASAVAYGLACLELEAGDSGVRSFASVQGSLAMYAIFRWGDEDQKRRWLPAMARGETIGCFGLTEPDFGSNPAGMRTYARRSGSDWLLDGSKMWITNGSIADVAIVWAQSDDGIRGFIVPRGAKGFTAADIHRKLSLRASVTSELVFSDCRLPADALLPQARGLGGPLACLNEARYGIVWGAMGAARSCYEVALEYSKTRVQFDKPIASYQLTQEKLVNMLLELNKGTLLALHVGRTKDRRQLHPAVVSAAKLNNVREALAIAREARTILGANGVTLEYPVIRHMNNLESVLTYEGTTEMHTLVVGKEVTGFPAFG, encoded by the coding sequence ATCGTGCCTCAGCAGAGCCCCGACGCCGTCGATTTCATCGGCGTCGGCACGCTGCTGACCGACGAAGAACGGCTCGTGCGCGATACCGTGCGCGCGTACGTACGCGACCGGGTCCTCCCCAAGGTCGCCGATTGGTTCGAGGCCGGCACGCTTCCGCGCGAACTCGGCCCGGAGCTTGGCAAACTCGGGCTACTTGGAATGCATCTCGAGGGATATGGCTGCCCCGGCGCAAGTGCCGTTGCATACGGGCTTGCCTGCCTGGAGTTGGAAGCGGGAGATTCGGGTGTGCGCAGCTTCGCCTCGGTGCAAGGCTCGCTGGCGATGTATGCGATTTTCCGGTGGGGCGATGAAGATCAAAAACGCCGGTGGCTGCCGGCTATGGCGCGCGGTGAAACGATTGGCTGCTTCGGACTGACCGAGCCCGATTTCGGCAGCAACCCAGCCGGAATGCGCACGTACGCGCGCAGATCCGGCTCCGACTGGCTGCTCGACGGCTCCAAGATGTGGATTACGAATGGATCGATCGCCGACGTCGCGATCGTTTGGGCGCAATCCGACGACGGTATCCGCGGCTTCATCGTCCCGCGTGGCGCGAAAGGGTTTACCGCAGCGGACATTCACCGTAAACTTTCGCTGCGTGCCTCGGTCACGAGCGAACTCGTGTTTTCGGATTGTCGCCTTCCCGCCGATGCGTTGCTACCGCAAGCGCGAGGTCTCGGCGGCCCGCTGGCCTGTCTCAACGAGGCGCGCTATGGGATCGTTTGGGGTGCAATGGGCGCGGCGCGAAGCTGCTACGAAGTCGCCTTGGAGTACAGCAAGACCCGCGTGCAGTTCGACAAGCCGATAGCCTCATATCAGCTGACGCAGGAAAAGCTCGTCAACATGTTACTCGAGTTGAACAAAGGCACGTTGCTTGCGCTGCACGTTGGCCGGACGAAGGACCGGCGGCAGTTGCATCCCGCGGTTGTGAGCGCGGCGAAATTGAACAACGTCCGCGAAGCGCTTGCCATTGCTCGCGAGGCGCGAACGATTTTGGGCGCAAACGGAGTTACGCTCGAGTATCCCGTTATCCGCCATATGAATAATCTCGAGTCCGTGTTGACGTACGAGGGGACGACCGAGATGCACACGTTGGTCGTCGGCAAGGAGGTCACCGGGTTCCCGGCGTTCGGCTAA
- a CDS encoding chromate transporter — protein sequence MNSTAQTLLHLFWTFSQLSVLGFGGGKGIIPQMHADAVDRYHWVTSQQFTQFYTIGKLVPGPTTIFAALVGYASTPGRPLIGAATATVAMFVPSSVLMVLFNALWERFHASPWRAIISHGLAPAIVGLVWSSVLTIGRGAPSSAVAYGITAIVILLMLRSKIGTPLLILLAGGVGVAALR from the coding sequence ATGAACTCAACAGCGCAAACGCTTCTCCACCTGTTCTGGACGTTCTCGCAGCTTTCCGTGCTCGGATTCGGCGGCGGAAAAGGTATCATTCCGCAGATGCACGCCGATGCCGTGGACCGCTACCACTGGGTCACTTCGCAGCAGTTTACTCAGTTCTACACGATTGGGAAACTGGTGCCTGGACCGACCACGATCTTTGCCGCACTCGTTGGCTATGCTTCGACGCCCGGACGCCCGTTGATTGGCGCCGCGACGGCAACGGTCGCGATGTTCGTACCGTCGAGCGTGCTTATGGTATTGTTCAATGCGCTGTGGGAGCGTTTCCACGCGTCCCCCTGGCGTGCGATTATCTCGCACGGCCTCGCGCCGGCCATCGTCGGTCTCGTCTGGTCGAGCGTGTTGACCATTGGCCGCGGCGCCCCGTCGAGCGCGGTCGCCTATGGGATTACTGCAATCGTGATTCTCTTGATGTTGCGCAGCAAGATCGGTACCCCACTGCTCATCCTGCTTGCGGGCGGCGTAGGGGTCGCCGCGCTCCGCTAA
- a CDS encoding chromate transporter produces MSVECRRPSLLNVALTFATISSTAFGGGQKASVRQQVLNHGWMDSERFMDGLEIAQVLPGPNILNLALYCGQRVRGIPGAIAAFIGASIPPFIIVLIAGALYFKFSTNPYVYGGLRGCAAGALGLTIGNALELTWDERTEWVRIVLVAVTAVAVSFLKMPLLLVLVVFGGIGIAREYIRSREHSAAPEHR; encoded by the coding sequence ATGTCAGTTGAGTGCAGGCGTCCGTCGCTTCTTAATGTCGCGCTGACATTCGCGACAATCTCCTCGACGGCGTTCGGCGGGGGTCAAAAGGCCAGCGTCCGGCAGCAGGTCCTCAATCACGGCTGGATGGACTCCGAGCGCTTCATGGACGGCCTGGAGATCGCGCAAGTTCTGCCCGGCCCAAACATTCTCAATCTTGCGCTCTATTGCGGACAGCGCGTACGCGGAATCCCCGGCGCGATCGCGGCGTTTATCGGCGCCAGCATTCCCCCGTTTATCATCGTGCTGATTGCGGGCGCGCTCTACTTTAAGTTCTCGACAAACCCGTACGTCTATGGCGGGCTACGAGGCTGCGCGGCGGGCGCCCTCGGTCTCACCATCGGTAACGCCTTGGAACTGACGTGGGACGAACGCACGGAATGGGTCCGGATCGTCCTCGTCGCGGTGACCGCGGTAGCGGTTTCGTTCTTAAAGATGCCGCTGCTACTCGTGCTGGTCGTTTTCGGGGGCATTGGCATCGCGCGCGAATACATTCGCTCGCGAGAACATTCCGCCGCTCCCGAGCACCGATGA
- a CDS encoding HIT domain-containing protein, which yields MPEWISEMVCTPEQRVWEKPDPEHTFRGRLDGTRAKADEIVYQDEDVFAFRHNVDQSKDEWWEIHVVIIPKKWVPTILDLGLGDAHIWHRLIAGIQKVALKLGMYEKGFMIRLGVLPPYQHTEHVHIHILSGKHTSSVVDGPMPDVS from the coding sequence ATGCCAGAGTGGATTTCCGAGATGGTCTGCACTCCCGAGCAGCGCGTTTGGGAGAAACCAGATCCGGAGCACACGTTTCGAGGCCGTCTTGACGGCACGCGGGCCAAAGCCGACGAAATCGTTTATCAAGACGAGGATGTCTTTGCCTTTCGGCACAACGTCGACCAAAGCAAAGACGAGTGGTGGGAAATTCACGTCGTCATCATTCCGAAGAAATGGGTTCCTACGATTCTCGATCTTGGGCTGGGCGATGCGCACATTTGGCATCGTTTGATCGCTGGAATTCAAAAGGTGGCGCTCAAATTGGGGATGTACGAGAAGGGCTTCATGATCAGGCTCGGCGTCCTGCCTCCGTATCAGCACACGGAGCACGTGCACATTCACATTCTTTCGGGCAAACATACCTCGTCGGTCGTCGACGGTCCAATGCCGGATGTCAGTTGA
- the rpsJ gene encoding 30S ribosomal protein S10, which yields MAKQMIRIRLKAYDHKVLDQSAERIVETAKRTGAFVSGPVPLPTEINRFCVQRSTNNDKKSREHFEMRTHKRLIDILQASPKTMDALMHLDLPAGVDIELKA from the coding sequence ATGGCCAAGCAGATGATTCGGATACGCCTGAAGGCGTACGATCACAAGGTACTCGATCAATCGGCCGAGCGAATCGTCGAAACGGCGAAGCGCACGGGTGCATTCGTCAGCGGGCCCGTCCCGCTTCCGACCGAGATCAATCGGTTCTGCGTCCAGCGCTCGACGAACAACGATAAAAAGTCGCGCGAACACTTCGAGATGCGTACGCACAAGCGCCTCATTGACATTTTGCAGGCGTCACCCAAGACGATGGATGCGCTCATGCACCTCGATCTGCCGGCCGGGGTCGACATCGAGCTGAAAGCCTAA
- the tuf gene encoding elongation factor Tu: protein MAKQKFERKKPHVNIGTTGHVDHGKTTLTAAIMHCLATEGLAQKVGVDQIDNAPEEKERGITIAISHQEYETPKRHYAHVDCPGHADYIKNMITGAAQMDGAILVVAASDGPMPQTREHILLMRQVGVPRIIVFLNKVDMVDDEELLELVEMEIRELLSKYEFPGDDTPIIRGSALKALNSSGKRGDADADAIFKLMDTVDDYIPEPQREVDKPFLMPVEDVFTITGRGTVGTGRVERGQVKVGEEVEIVGLKEETKKTVVTGIEMFRKLLDAGIAGDNIGVLLRGIDRNEIERGQVLAKPGSVKPHKKFKAEVYVLSKDEGGRHTPFFGNYRPQFYFRTTDVTGTIKLPEGVEMVMPGDNVQMDVELITPIACEEGLRFAIREGGRTVGAGVVTAVAE, encoded by the coding sequence ATGGCAAAACAAAAGTTCGAGCGCAAGAAGCCGCACGTCAACATCGGTACGACGGGTCACGTCGACCACGGCAAGACGACCTTGACGGCGGCCATCATGCACTGCCTAGCAACCGAAGGGTTGGCGCAAAAGGTCGGCGTCGATCAGATTGACAACGCGCCCGAAGAGAAGGAGCGCGGAATCACGATCGCCATCTCGCACCAAGAGTACGAGACACCCAAGCGCCACTACGCACATGTCGATTGCCCCGGGCACGCGGACTACATTAAGAATATGATCACCGGCGCCGCGCAGATGGACGGTGCCATTCTCGTCGTTGCCGCCTCCGACGGCCCAATGCCGCAGACGCGCGAGCACATTTTGCTCATGCGCCAAGTCGGCGTGCCTCGCATCATCGTCTTCCTCAACAAGGTCGACATGGTCGACGACGAGGAGCTCCTCGAGCTCGTCGAGATGGAGATTCGCGAGCTGCTCAGCAAGTACGAATTCCCGGGCGACGACACGCCGATCATTCGCGGCTCGGCCCTCAAGGCGCTCAACTCCAGCGGCAAGCGTGGGGATGCCGATGCCGATGCGATCTTCAAGCTCATGGACACCGTCGACGACTACATTCCCGAGCCGCAGCGCGAAGTCGACAAGCCTTTCCTGATGCCGGTTGAGGACGTCTTTACAATCACCGGCCGAGGCACCGTCGGAACCGGGCGCGTGGAACGCGGCCAGGTAAAGGTCGGGGAAGAAGTCGAGATCGTCGGCCTCAAAGAGGAGACGAAGAAGACGGTCGTCACCGGAATCGAAATGTTCCGCAAGCTGCTCGACGCGGGCATCGCCGGCGATAACATCGGCGTATTGCTGCGAGGCATCGACCGCAACGAGATCGAGCGCGGTCAGGTGCTCGCCAAGCCCGGGTCGGTGAAGCCGCACAAGAAGTTCAAAGCGGAAGTCTACGTGCTTTCAAAGGACGAGGGCGGTCGCCACACGCCGTTCTTTGGGAACTATCGCCCGCAATTCTACTTTCGTACGACCGACGTGACCGGTACCATCAAACTGCCCGAAGGCGTCGAGATGGTCATGCCGGGCGACAACGTTCAGATGGACGTCGAGCTGATCACGCCGATCGCTTGCGAAGAAGGCCTGCGATTCGCGATCCGAGAGGGTGGACGCACTGTGGGCGCGGGCGTCGTGACCGCCGTAGCCGAATAG
- the fusA gene encoding elongation factor G: MAVREYPLARTRNIGIAAHIDAGKTTCTERILFFTGRVHKMGEVHDGAATMDWMVQEQERGITITSAATATTWRDTRINIIDTPGHVDFTVEVERSLRVLDGLVALFDSVAAVQPQSETVWRQANKYKVPRIIFVNKMDRVGADFFNVVEKIRERLGARAVPIQVPIGAEDKFQGVVDLFTMKTIVYTDELGSTMAHEDVEGELKELAMVWRRNLVEAIAEQDDELLEMFFEGKELPIDRMKTALRKATIEGTVLPMLCGSAFKNKGVQPLLDAVVEYMPSPLEAKQIVGRDPKTGDELARKADDGEPFCALAFKIATDPYGNLTYFRVYSGVLNKGSYVLNSRNGRKERIGRILRMHANHREDINTIGAGDIAAAVGLTDTRTGDTLCDERSPIALESITFPEPVIHQAIEPKSKADQDKLGLALTRLAQEDPTFRMRTDEETQQTIIAGMGELHLEIILDRLRREFKVDANVGKPQVAYKEAITKTVEKEGRFVRQTGGRGQYGDVWLRVEPQPPGTGFLFEWKIVGGAIPKEYSKAVQEGVRESAQSGVLAGFPVMDFKVVAFDGSFHEVDSSEMAFKIAGSMAWKEANRAAGPILLEPIMKVEVTTPKEYMGAINGDLSRRRGAIHATEEAPGGAQVITANVPLSEMFGYATDMRSATQGRATYTMEFSHYEKAPKSVEEEIVAKAVGKKLAPA, from the coding sequence ATGGCTGTACGGGAATATCCGCTCGCTCGAACGAGAAACATCGGCATTGCCGCGCACATTGATGCCGGCAAGACGACGTGCACCGAGCGCATTCTGTTCTTTACCGGCCGGGTGCACAAAATGGGCGAAGTGCACGACGGCGCGGCGACAATGGACTGGATGGTGCAGGAGCAAGAGCGCGGCATCACCATTACCTCGGCCGCGACGGCAACGACCTGGCGCGACACGCGTATCAATATCATCGACACGCCCGGCCACGTCGATTTCACGGTTGAAGTCGAGCGGTCGCTACGGGTGCTCGACGGGCTGGTCGCGCTCTTCGACTCGGTAGCCGCCGTGCAGCCTCAATCCGAAACGGTCTGGCGTCAGGCGAACAAATATAAAGTTCCGCGAATTATCTTCGTCAACAAAATGGACAGGGTCGGCGCCGACTTCTTCAACGTCGTCGAGAAGATTCGCGAACGGCTCGGCGCTCGCGCGGTTCCGATCCAAGTGCCGATCGGCGCCGAAGACAAGTTCCAAGGCGTCGTCGACCTCTTTACGATGAAAACCATCGTCTACACCGACGAACTCGGCTCCACGATGGCGCACGAAGACGTCGAGGGAGAGCTCAAGGAGCTTGCCATGGTCTGGCGACGCAATCTCGTCGAGGCGATCGCCGAACAGGACGACGAGTTGCTCGAAATGTTCTTTGAAGGCAAAGAGCTGCCGATCGACCGGATGAAGACCGCATTGCGCAAAGCCACTATCGAAGGCACGGTGCTGCCGATGCTCTGCGGCTCGGCGTTTAAGAACAAAGGCGTTCAGCCGCTACTCGACGCGGTCGTCGAGTATATGCCGTCGCCGCTTGAGGCCAAGCAGATCGTCGGACGCGATCCCAAGACCGGCGACGAGCTCGCGCGCAAGGCCGACGATGGCGAACCGTTTTGCGCCCTTGCCTTCAAGATCGCGACCGATCCGTACGGGAATCTGACGTACTTTCGCGTCTATTCCGGAGTCCTGAACAAAGGAAGCTACGTCCTTAACTCGCGCAACGGGCGCAAGGAGCGCATCGGCCGCATTCTGCGCATGCACGCCAACCATCGCGAGGACATCAATACAATCGGCGCCGGCGACATTGCCGCGGCAGTCGGTCTGACCGATACGCGTACGGGCGACACCCTCTGCGACGAACGCTCCCCGATCGCGCTCGAATCGATTACCTTTCCGGAACCCGTTATTCATCAGGCCATCGAACCTAAGAGCAAGGCCGATCAAGACAAGCTCGGACTCGCGCTCACCCGGCTCGCGCAAGAAGACCCAACATTTCGAATGCGAACCGACGAAGAGACGCAGCAGACGATCATCGCTGGTATGGGCGAGCTGCATCTGGAGATCATCCTCGACCGTTTGCGCCGCGAATTCAAAGTCGACGCGAACGTCGGCAAACCGCAGGTGGCCTACAAAGAGGCGATCACCAAAACCGTTGAAAAAGAAGGCCGCTTCGTACGCCAGACGGGTGGCCGCGGCCAGTACGGCGATGTTTGGCTGCGTGTCGAGCCCCAGCCGCCGGGCACGGGCTTTCTCTTCGAATGGAAAATCGTGGGCGGTGCGATTCCTAAGGAATACTCTAAAGCAGTGCAAGAAGGCGTTCGCGAGTCCGCCCAGAGCGGCGTGCTCGCCGGCTTTCCGGTGATGGATTTCAAGGTTGTGGCTTTCGACGGCTCGTTCCATGAGGTCGACTCGTCGGAAATGGCTTTCAAAATCGCCGGCTCCATGGCTTGGAAAGAAGCAAATCGAGCGGCCGGGCCGATTCTCCTGGAGCCGATCATGAAGGTCGAGGTTACGACGCCTAAAGAGTACATGGGCGCAATCAACGGCGATCTCAGCCGGCGACGCGGGGCAATCCATGCGACCGAGGAGGCGCCGGGCGGTGCGCAAGTGATCACGGCGAACGTGCCGCTCTCGGAAATGTTTGGCTACGCCACTGACATGCGCTCGGCGACGCAAGGACGCGCGACGTATACGATGGAGTTTTCGCACTACGAAAAGGCGCCCAAGAGCGTCGAAGAGGAGATCGTCGCCAAGGCCGTCGGAAAGAAACTGGCGCCGGCGTAA